In Deinococcus sp. HSC-46F16, the following are encoded in one genomic region:
- a CDS encoding WecB/TagA/CpsF family glycosyltransferase, translating into MTASLPPSPLPGGTRLTLFDLPLDVVTLEQALDLLGEWMFRAPRAPHTVVTLNPEFIVQSRTQPEFVAAMQAADLVTADGVGIVWAARQVRGQEVPRAPGYDLVRGLMERHGPELRVFFLGAKPGVAEQAAQNAARDFGVQVAGVHHGYFDSSEDGRVADLVGASGAHLVLTAMGAGRQEIFNQYWRQVLGAPVLIGCGGVIDVLAGTADLAPAWTRKLGVEFIWRVGLDRRRWHRVPRLAQFVRLVLAERRQR; encoded by the coding sequence GGGACCCGCCTCACGCTGTTCGACCTGCCGCTCGACGTGGTGACGCTGGAGCAGGCCCTCGACCTGCTGGGCGAGTGGATGTTCCGCGCCCCCCGCGCCCCGCACACCGTGGTCACCCTGAACCCCGAGTTCATCGTGCAGTCGCGCACCCAGCCCGAGTTCGTGGCGGCGATGCAGGCCGCCGACCTCGTGACCGCCGACGGGGTCGGCATCGTGTGGGCCGCCCGGCAAGTGCGTGGGCAGGAGGTGCCCCGCGCCCCCGGCTACGACCTCGTGCGCGGGCTGATGGAGCGGCACGGCCCCGAGTTGCGCGTCTTTTTCCTGGGGGCCAAGCCCGGCGTGGCCGAGCAGGCGGCCCAGAACGCGGCCCGTGATTTTGGCGTACAGGTCGCGGGCGTCCACCACGGCTACTTCGACTCCTCCGAGGACGGGCGGGTGGCCGATCTGGTGGGGGCGTCGGGAGCGCACCTTGTCCTCACGGCGATGGGCGCGGGCCGTCAGGAAATCTTCAACCAGTACTGGCGGCAGGTGCTGGGTGCCCCGGTCTTGATCGGCTGCGGCGGCGTCATCGACGTGCTGGCCGGAACCGCCGACCTCGCCCCCGCGTGGACGCGCAAACTGGGGGTCGAGTTCATCTGGCGGGTGGGCCTGGACCGCCGCCGCTGGCACCGGGTGCCCCGGCTGGCACAGTTCGTGCGGCTCGTGCTCGCCGAGCGGCGTCAGCGCTAG